Part of the Nerophis ophidion isolate RoL-2023_Sa linkage group LG11, RoL_Noph_v1.0, whole genome shotgun sequence genome is shown below.
TTTGTAATGCCATAATATCATTGACACTACAAGAGAAAACAGAGAGGAATACTTTTGGTTCAATATTGCTTTAAGTTAATGTCAAAATATGCTGCAGTATTTATGAAGAAGTTTCTGCTTGAAGGTCTTGAGAGGAATTACCCCTTGGGATGACCTGGGACCTTTGAGGGTCATTTTATTGCCTTTAACGCAACAAAATGTTCATTTTAAAAGGCTAGCAGAATTAAATATGGCATCAGGAGTCAAATGTCAATATTTGCATCGTCCGTTTTAAGTTATTTTGAACACATCTATTGAGTGtgtacggcgtggcgaagttgggagagtggccgtgccagcaatctaagggttactggttcaatccccaccttctaccatcctagacacgtccgttgtgtccttgagcaagacacttcacccttgctcctgatgtgtcctggttagcgccttgcatggcagctcctgccatcagtgtgtgaatgtggaaatactgtcaaagcgtttTGGGCTCCTTGAAAAGGggtagaaatgcgctatacaagtacaaccatttatcaTTTGAGTACAAAATGAAGTTCCCAGGGACCCTTTTGTCCCTATTGACTCCCTTTCATAAGGGCCATATTTTCATTAACCTGTTATTTTACAATGTTTTCTCCACGAACACCAAATCATTCCaagcgtccatccatccatttcctaccgcttgtctctctcgggatagcgggggtgctggagcctatctcagctgaatttgggcggggtacaccctgaacaagttgccACATCATTACAAGACCAAGacatatagacaacattcacactaacattcacacactagggccaatttagtgttgccaatcaacctatccccaggtgcatgtctttggaggtgggaggaagccggagtacccggaggagagcccatgcagtcatggggagaacatgcaaaacctTCACGTAGTAACCACTGGTCCACCATGCTGCCCGAATCCAAGCATTTCCTTTAAAAATATGTGCAAATCCTATTAaaggtgtaatttgacccctcaACTACTAGTTAccaccatggccggctctacgcaggggcaagagggggcagagcccccttgtATAAAtttcttgccccctcaaatcaaaatttgagaaagcaaattttaataaactcacaaaattactacattacaagttgacaaaattatctgcactagcggaaaaatccgccgaaaaagtgacacacacgatatagtagtgtcggcttccctctcatccctccctccggtgtgcgtgtattcaccattccacattccacaggctgcgcagcagacacacacccgcacacacacctcagccctcagtaaaaatccaatcactgttgcagtatgaaagtaaaagaaaagaaacagttgTTTACATtcatcatatacttgttaggatgggtgtatttgtgcaGCCTTATCTGTAATAAACACGTTTATCGctgcggactttcggtgctacggagttctttttttttttttttacaacttgagaGCAGTGACAACGGAGGCTCTGAGCAACaatggtttggaaggcagagagcctccactgtccctgtaacaagctacaagtaatttatgatgctgttaatgacggtaaaaatgaaacataaggtatatatcctgcttagcagtcctcttctgctgtcctctgtccagagcggagtccctagcaacggcccgttttacttagcaacggtctggcaatcgactgctggaattctttttctgttgtttttgttgtaattctacatagtcaacctttaatgtttcaatctacattttgtaataaacaaattataagtttcatttgatacgaccaagacacctaaaaacaaaaacacagccgttttcatcaatttacaagcaagtgggcaacacacatacattggagtgaatgaattttgtgcccagatgagtgccccaggctgtagtcctgtactactgttgtttttcttcatgtaatcacagcggggtttttctgttgttgttcaagcttacttattttctgctccagcttccagcagctcacaaagagaaagttaatgctctgtaatgcatccatttttcagagcatttaaaaagtctagtcctgctcctgcatgtagtagtagcgatgatgctactgctagtacatcagggacagcagctagcaatactgcacctttagcaccagcaagcagtttctcctgcaccagctccctccgtccccccaacaagcgctcccccaaagcagcctgctcagctacccagtgacttaaatggcaacgcactatctcagccaatactgggtggctacccaaagcgtgcatttggtacaacattaagatcattcaatactgcctggtaccgcacacgaccatggctagagtattctgtggtgcgagacgcctgcttctgtttcccctgtcggaaatatggcagcacTGTTAATGtatccccccctgagggattgccaccttattgtggccagggggtttgcgtgcctcagtgaccgtaagagctacaccagcaggagcttagtcttcaggtgggacacccaagttggacaggtctgaaggtagaagcctgacaaagtgcaatccactactccaggttggggttggacacatagctaaagacccatttcaatgaagaaagcatcgttactataagcacagaaaaaaaagtgctggagcatgatgtgtacacatgatgcccccttcacatttctgactgccccctcatataagcatgcctagaaccgcccctggttaCCGCTCGGGTAGCATAGAGTACAATGTATTCATATCATCATCAtcgtttatttttattcctttcatgaaaatgcatatatacaagccacgtacaattgacactttcattttttttttgtttcttatacatttccatgatcaaaaaggagcagatggaagaatactattcttatatttatgtgccccctttttaacacaaattatttcaGATGACTTtgtaactgttccctccaccaacacccgaactcaATCATACTTTTTAACATTCCTTTaaacattttcacaatgacatgtccaatctaaatcaaaattcagtttgattccagttttctatttttataactttttaaattcaaagatattcttacagctttttaagtctttgtttagagaattccatgctttcacaccagcaacagacaagcacatttgtttaaaatgtgttcgcactcttggatgtttaaagtcatacggccttctgtggttctcatcttcagatgtatacacaataacttttttatgtccttcggaagaactttattattcactttgaacatcattaatagagtattcaattctacaatgtcttttagttttagtaatcctgacctaatgaagaatggatttgtgtggtctctatatcctactttaaaaatgattctaattgctcttttctgtgaaagaaataaaggcattatgttgctatgatatgtatattatattagacttagacaaactttactgatcctcaagggaaattgttccacacaggagctcagttacaaaggatggaaaggataatgaaggtataaagtagattaaaaatgtaccataaaagcaatataaaatataacaatatttacatattatatatacacagtatataatatatactgatatattttatataatatatacaatatataacaaatcccaatcaccatgtatattacagtatatgtaacagctgcagcaaaaaaaaaaaaagaggaaaaaaaagggcagcataaaacagagtagatccagcagaaaataagcATTATAAAAAAAGAGATAGCTAAcgtagaaggtgtcaggtaatacacagaaatcatctattgctgtatggtgagtgattatacagccggatggagtgcggaatgaaggagtacCTAAATCGAACACTGTGGAAATGAAGCCGAAGGAGcttgttggagtatgaactcccctgtccctcaattgtctggtggagttggtgggcaggattgtccatgatggccagcagtttgtccagtgacctcctgtccctcactgacacaaacgcctccaaatGCGTGCTAATAGTGTGGCCGGCTTTCTGGATCAGTTTGTCTatccggtttaagtccctttttCCGGTGCTGCTGCCACAACAAACccctggccacaacagactgataaaagagctccaacagcttgctgcacacattaaagggcctaagcttcctcaggaaaaagagtctgctcatgcccttcttgtaaacagctttgctgttgtccttccagtccagtctgctgttcaagtggaatcccaggtacttgtactgccccactactgccacctaCCACGTTTTTACATTCAAAACAATcggtaaatcagaggctactcaggaggtgtgagataactcctggaaatgactggcttggaatggccaaaggtatagatgtgtgtgttcaaggaaacggcaggctgtcttcttttaataaatTGATTACAATTTTTGGCAAGTTAggtaatatttgctgtggtctggaacaacatggcacacaactaacagaaatgcagccaatattacatacagctaatttgtcatgagacatgcaaaactaaattatatacaagggTGGATTAAAGTGAAGGATATTAAattaactcaaatatacctacaaatgaggcataatgatgcaatatttacacacagctagcctaaatagcatgttagaattgATTAGCGTGCAGTAATGCACGGACTAAACATGCCTGATTAgccctccaacaagtcaataacaacaacaaagtgcacctttgtgcattcacgcacaacatgaaacttttggtggacaaattgagacaaagaaggaggagaagattttacatgtaaacaaactgttgtcacagtccacactatggtgagttcaagaaccggccaaattagtcggacaaaatgATATtaaccaaatactctcatcagtgaagcatacacacaaacatatttaacAGTGGGCTTTCTTACAACTGGGATagtttgtatcatgtttttcctcaaacaaaaaaatattcctcccccatctttttctattttcaatccTCTCTCAAAAATGCTCCGGGGAGCCACTAGGACgacactaaagagccgcatgcggctcgagagccggAGGTTGCTGACCCCAGATCTCGGCGACCATTCTGCCACCCCTTGCTGTCACGATGTGTTTCTATGACTATAGCACAGCCAGCAGCGGCCGGTGGTTGTGATATATTACTGGCAAGGGAGACGGTGGAGGAATGACCTGCTTTTGTGTAACGTACGCTGGCTACCAGAAGAAGCTGTCTCGTGTTTTAACaataaattgagtaatcaaacaCCAGTCAACATCTTTCGCATCATTTTTGATATGCTTGCATGTTTGGATTGAATAGATTTCCAACCAAATCCTACTAATTTTAGATCAGACTCTCGCCATATCAATGTAGTTCGCTGAGCTACTTGTGTGGAGGTCAGGGatctacaaggatctggcgagagtcaggttacctAATTTTCTCATGAAACTctaatctggctgtgagcaggctactgtattaacacatttgtaaaatacacaatttatattcatattggtccctgtgatggggtggcgacttgtccagcgtgtacccagccttccgccaaatgcaactgagataggctgcggcacccccgcgaccccgagtgggacaagcggtagaaaatgaatggttaATGATATTGGGCAGTACCGTGGAAGAGGGGTCTGTGCATCCGCCTCAcaatgaaggtcctgagtagtcctggattcaatcccgggctcgggatcttactgtgtggagtttgcatgttctccccgttactgcgtgggttccctccaggtactccggcttcctcccacctccaaagacatgcacctggagataggttgattggcaacactaaattgacccaagtgtgtgaatgtgagtgtgaatgttgtctgtctatctgtgttggccctgcgatgaggtcgcgacttgtccagggtgtaaaccgccttccgcccgaatgcagctgagataggcttcagcgaccccaaaagggacaaggggtagcaaaatggatggatcatAATGGGGTTAATCAATGGGTTAATCATCCACATATGCTCCCACCTCTTCTAATGTTTTACGTATCATTGCAGAGACTATCTTTTCAGCACTCATTTATGTGTTTTGGCCACATAAATCTTCTTCTTAACCATCTTCCTAAAGTCTGACCATTTCACTTTTACTTCAGCCTACGCGCTGGTCTTGGAGCCCACAGCATTGACTGGCTATTCCACTCACTCGTCTTTTGTTCGTTAGAAACGCGAGAACGAAGCCCCTCCAATTGAATTCTTATTGGGCAGAGTGTGCAGCTCTCAGGCACATGACTAATTTCTATATGAATTGCATATTTATAAGGGGGCGTGGTGGAGGCCTATTCAGCCACGCAAACATTGTGGTAAATTCCAAGTGGATTGAGATGAAACAAAGAAATGTGCCTGCGCACACTTTAATGCTTCTGAATTTTTTCTTGCTTACGTATTTTCTAAATTTCAACATACGCCTATTTTTAGTAGAAATACAGGCAACCCTTCATAGCCTGGTCTTTGTCACCCACATTAGCTTTAGCGTTCTGGACCGAtaatcactccatattctttaCTTCTGGCTAgttttaccatatctgagttattgtgtagacatatggggaaatgactataaaaatacacattcactgcagggtttcccgcagcgctttgttgttaaggcggccgtctTACCAACAAAGTACCACCGCCTAAACAAAAGTCTTAAGAAGCTGCTCCGCTaagttctgcctctgcctctgtcagcaTTGTTCCACCCACAAAACCATCTGATTGGCTACACACGGAGCGGTAAGAGCCAATCAGGAGTGCGTATTCaaagcgcatgtaacagccaatcagcagtgcatattcagagcgcatggcgTCAGTGCTCCTTCGGTGCAGTGAGCAGAAAGGTAAGCAGAAGGCAGCGGACTCccaccaaattataataaacactttcaagtcaactactagtaatatcactatgagcccattgacgttgtagaaacataagcggcagttcagctcgctcgcagtccttgaagtgaaggctaattaacttttagcgtaacgttagctcactgtgcggtgtgtgtggacagtaaagccctgtctgtctgagaaaaagacaagcattattgaccaaCAGTTAATAACTAAATTATTTcaactttacctttttctgtgttgattgagctgtgttgaagcagcaaaaaaaggacattatgttaaattatgagtttctgtctctgatagttgatataataatgtaactgcatcataaagcctacatgaactccatggtgttcagggatgaacaaTCTCTCCtactgctattgtactatttttcagctatagttacattaatcattagtaatgtagcaagctagctttgaatggcagggtccttgcaatcacatgttgataaaaatataacatttacataatacaaatcaactacaggctggatggatggagttgagcatatgtcagcatgtggccccgctttaacctctttttttttttcaaacacttattgCAAATGCTTACTTACAGTAGGTCATTAATTGGACTTTGTAATTCATTAGTTtaatatctcaggtaactaggacagttttgtttttactttacggaaaaatatcgagatatacatcgtaacaaccaaaagttgtaggctttttcacgcgacaaagccggcctacattaccacagtctgtagtctcttGCCCCCCAGACTGGAGacatgatggcgacaggccgagttacaccgatccttacatcCACCCACCTCCTTCCCTAGTTCCAACCGCCTGGAGTCACCACCtcaactaacacattttctgtagGAAACACTGCACTGTGTTACAAAAGAGGTTGTTTAGAATGAGACATACTGTAATGTTGGATATCGAGAACATTTAAACTCTTTATTTGTTGAATCAAACATTgcaattcaatgatttggtgcatttgcaaacagcgaAAATGATGCAAAAAGTaaatataacctgctacccaataatTTACAAAAATTATTCTCCACTAAAGGAGAATAATAACTTCAGAGAAAAATCtcattaaaacatttgtatgcatgtataacACTCACAACCTTTAGCATATAAGTATGTGGAATCAAATTGTTGAATGGATTCATGAACAGTGTattaatatgatccagtttaagcaACTGTTCACtgaaagtgttcacaaagtaaaaaaatgaatcctgataaacatcttgagCTTTAATAAAAATGAGATCATCACATTATGTAAACTAATTACTTAACTATTTAGTtatgcatttgtctatttatttatttacttagtcATTTATTTGTTAACTGTTGTGTTGCATATTTTAGTACAAACAATTGTGTTTGAAATTGCTGTGAAACGAaacggggtaggattaaataggttctgcttcctcctactccttttcggacatgccaGAATGACAAACTGGATACAATGTGTGTGATGTCTCACATTGTATTTGTatacatgttggaaataaactaacACCCTATCCATAACCTGTCCATCAATGAAAAGCTGCTGGAAAACTTATCTAAAGCAGACCGAGACTGACATATTTTTTGCGTTTACCTTAAATGCGGGATATAAAAATGGTAAGAAAGGTTTCCTATTTTTAATGTAGAGAACACAATTTCCAGTTAGCAGTTCATGATTTACTCAACAAAAGAAACCTTGCAATTAGTGTTAAAAACAGTAAATTCCTATCACCATCTATTTTACTTTCTTTACTTGTCCTTTTCATGAGGCATCTGGTATTCTGTTACAATTTACACTTACTGCCTACTCCAAATCACAGCATAAGGCTTTATGAAAAACAGAGCCAATGAGCAGTTTGCCTCCATAAGTTGTAGCTACAGAGGAACCCATGATCACATGACCATCATCAGCATACACCTGAGTCACCAGTGGTTCGTCGGAGTGAATGTCTTGGATTCGGATAACCTAGAAGTAACGACAtcatggtaaataaataaccatctTGAACTAGATTTaaaatagtttataaatcaataaaTGCACAAGGATTTGAACAGTTGACAGTTGTGAGATGTTCCACCACATACCTCTGATCCAGCTGGATCTTCAGGGTCACCCTTCAAAAGTTTCCATCCATTGGGGTGGCAGCCCATCCAAAGGTCACCTGTGTGAGGGTCAACTTCGATGTTGTCACAAAGTGAACCCACCGCCACGGACTGGTGACCATGTAGAAGACAAAATTATAACTCAAAATGTGTCTTTTTGCTACAGCTTGATCTTATTTTGCGGTCATATCAATTTCCTACATTTTCTGTATAGGGTAACCACATATACAGTATCACTCAAGCTGTCCATTTTAATTAATAACCCTTAATCATTTGAATATACATTATCTTTGTCTTAGTCACCTTCACAGAGACCAATGCATTGTCTTCTTTCCTTTCCAACACATGCACATTTTGGTCCATTGGATCTGCCACATAGATATGCCTGATTATGACAAAAATATAGAATTATAGCATCTATAGCTCAATTACACAACTACACAAAAGAACTTGCCAACCTTTTGTCTCGTGAGATGTTGATGCCATTTGCAAAGTAGTATCCCTCAGAGACCACTCTGACAGACTCTGGACTATAATACACAACATTAGTCCAAGGTTGACCCAGAAGAGGCTCTATTATTTTAAAGAATTCGTGTTGTAAATAGTGATCATTGGTGGCATAGAAACGGTCCACTCCCAATGCCACAATGTCGTTGACACTAGAAGGGAAAaacgggaaaaaaattgtttaaaatgatGAAATaatgcacacacgcacgcacgatTTTCATTGGACTATGCAGTTGAACCTCGGAAGTCTAACATACCATAAaattccgtccatccatccaatttctaccgcttgtccctttatggGGTTGCGGGGAGTGCTGCAACGTCTCATAAAATTGATGATCGCAAAATTTGTGACTTGATTAAACATTTTTGAGGAACAATACCTGCACtgcgttttttttacatttttgtttttacactCATAGAAGTAAAAAATATTAAAGACGAGAGGCTTGAGGTGAATCTCATCTGAACGCCTGATGCATTATACCATCATTTGCTGATACAGGTGAGACATGACACAACAAGAGTAGTGGGttacttattttttacacttatataAACATTGTCTGTATCGTTAATCATTTTGAGAAATGTATTTTCTCTGCTTTACAATGTAAATATACTGGGTTTTTTTACGGTAACTTATATAGAAAGCAATTTGAGTCCGCCTTTGGCAAggggaaaaaattggtgcagctaTGAATCTAGCCGAGAGCGCGGTCTCAGTTACTGTTAATTTTATGATTGTATTTTGGCCTAAAACAGATTAAAGGGGCAACCTTAACTGGATGCCTGGAGGACGCTAACTTTCTAGAGCTGGGATCTTCAGCCTTTTCCAGGTCAAAGacccccaaactgatggagagatgAAGAGGGGACGctcttctacagcaggggtcggcaacccgcggctccggatcTGCATGAGACTCTTCgatcactctaatgtggctcagctgcataattgccgACACCCACGATTACCCCGAGAGATTTCCGGAGTTTAATGCTTCTCCCAGCAATCACCCGGGgccaacattctccgattttcacctagTCGATAATATTGAAGGCATGCCCTGATGGAAATGCCTTTACAACCCCCTAAAACTCCTCGTCGCGACCGCTTTTACACACTGCTAACTGCGTGCCAGCTGGTCACATGTAGTATGCAGCCTCTGTTGATAaacgaaagtgactgcaagacatacttggtcaacagctatacaggttacactgagagttgtgatataaacaactttaacactcttaccaatatgcgccacactgtgaacccacaccaaacaagaatgacaaacacatttcgggacaacatccgcattgtaacaaaataaacacaacagaacaaatacccagaatcccatg
Proteins encoded:
- the LOC133562094 gene encoding serum paraoxonase/arylesterase 2-like isoform X2, translating into MAKWGLISLLVVLLAVLLGERIVSIRKRALASRELLKNHLPNCVPLKGLNVGSEDITVFGDGFAFVSSGLKYSGFPSSDKPGKIFLLDLKGSPIKPVELRMPRNFDPETFNPHGISVHTDTADGTVYLFVVNHPYGKSQVELFKFVEEEFSLLHLKTFQHGLLHNVNDIVALGVDRFYATNDHYLQHEFFKIIEPLLGQPWTNVVYYSPESVRVVSEGYYFANGINISRDKRHIYVADPMDQNVHVLERKEDNALVSVKSVAVGSLCDNIEVDPHTGDLWMGCHPNGWKLLKGDPEDPAGSEVIRIQDIHSDEPLVTQVYADDGHVIMGSSVATTYGGKLLIGSVFHKALCCDLE